A genomic window from Microbacterium sp. ET2 includes:
- a CDS encoding alpha-L-fucosidase, whose amino-acid sequence MIDDARTYTQSLESLKHHATPEWYRDAKFGIWSHWGPQAQPELGDWVSRIMYGSYPGSRAWERQKAERIVSIFRERYGHPSKAGWKDIANLWTAERFSPENLMDLFENAGARYFVSMAVHADNIDLWDSTHQPWNSTRMGPRRDVVGEWAAAARRHQLPFGLSFHAGSWSWDWYDAARGGDAEGAYDGATRVEDGAGLWWEGMDPADLYGPPRAAGDAPSEQFVRNFWMRVREASRRYQPDLLYFDDPRLPFDQGSLCEAVPPSSRGRRVIADYFNDSRLWDRPWRSPGSDGVVVNIKTVSDEERTAFVLDVERGQPGLGQRWPWQDDTSLGDWFFDAQNPVYKSDAYVIHLLMDVVSNNGNLLLNVPQRADGSVDDELTDTLTAIGSWLRTNGEAVYGTRPWVIDREGDGRLSDEGSHFIGEDETEWYAGRVAAGHFTESRPDYTKRDIRYTARNETVYATVLGRPGPDGIALRALAEGGSAYPGEVGTVTLLGADSTPLAVKRDRTALHLSFPERTPDQVAYCYRIDRA is encoded by the coding sequence ATGATCGACGACGCCCGCACGTACACCCAATCGCTTGAGTCCCTCAAGCATCACGCGACGCCGGAGTGGTACCGCGACGCCAAGTTTGGCATCTGGTCGCACTGGGGTCCCCAGGCGCAGCCAGAGCTTGGGGACTGGGTATCGCGCATCATGTACGGCTCGTATCCCGGTTCCCGAGCGTGGGAAAGGCAGAAAGCGGAGCGGATCGTCTCAATCTTCCGAGAGCGGTACGGCCATCCGTCGAAGGCGGGGTGGAAGGATATCGCGAACCTCTGGACCGCTGAGCGATTCTCGCCCGAGAATCTCATGGATCTATTCGAGAACGCGGGCGCCCGGTACTTCGTTTCCATGGCGGTCCACGCCGACAACATCGACCTGTGGGACTCCACTCATCAACCGTGGAACTCAACCCGGATGGGTCCGCGCCGCGACGTGGTCGGCGAATGGGCGGCAGCAGCGCGCAGGCACCAACTTCCGTTTGGCTTGTCCTTCCATGCCGGGTCGTGGAGCTGGGATTGGTACGACGCCGCCAGGGGAGGAGACGCCGAGGGGGCCTACGACGGCGCGACTCGCGTCGAGGACGGGGCCGGGTTGTGGTGGGAGGGAATGGATCCTGCGGATCTGTACGGTCCGCCGCGCGCAGCGGGTGACGCACCCTCCGAGCAATTTGTCAGAAACTTCTGGATGCGAGTCCGCGAAGCATCGAGGCGGTACCAGCCCGACCTGTTGTACTTCGACGACCCTCGCCTCCCTTTTGACCAGGGGAGTCTGTGCGAGGCCGTTCCTCCTAGTTCCCGAGGAAGAAGAGTCATCGCGGACTACTTCAACGACTCCCGTCTCTGGGACCGCCCTTGGCGGAGTCCGGGCTCCGACGGAGTTGTAGTGAACATCAAGACCGTCTCCGACGAGGAGCGGACCGCCTTCGTTCTTGACGTCGAGCGCGGGCAGCCAGGTCTTGGTCAGCGGTGGCCCTGGCAGGACGACACCAGCTTGGGGGATTGGTTCTTTGACGCCCAGAATCCCGTGTACAAGTCGGATGCGTACGTCATCCATCTGTTGATGGATGTCGTCTCCAACAACGGCAATCTTCTGCTGAACGTGCCTCAGCGCGCCGACGGATCGGTAGACGATGAGCTGACCGACACCCTCACCGCTATCGGAAGCTGGCTTCGGACGAATGGCGAGGCGGTCTACGGCACCCGCCCCTGGGTGATTGATCGCGAGGGGGACGGAAGGCTCAGCGATGAAGGGTCGCATTTCATCGGAGAGGACGAGACAGAGTGGTATGCCGGGCGGGTTGCAGCCGGTCACTTCACGGAGAGCAGGCCAGACTACACGAAGCGCGACATCCGATACACCGCTCGGAACGAGACGGTCTACGCGACCGTGCTCGGGAGACCCGGTCCGGATGGTATCGCGCTTCGAGCGCTCGCGGAGGGCGGCTCCGCGTACCCGGGAGAGGTCGGCACCGTCACACTCCTAGGAGCGGACTCCACCCCTCTCGCGGTGAAGCGGGACCGCACAGCTCTGCACCTTTCGTTCCCGGAGCGTACCCCGGATCAGGTCGCGTACTGCTATCGGATAGATCGCGCGTGA